The window CTGTTTGGACAGTTTGAAAGCCGGCGCGGGATGAGATAATACTGCATTAAACCAACGTGTCCCAAAATTTCATCGAGATCCGCAGGAGGAATCAGCAGCACCGCGTTCTCCGGGGTGTTCTCCCGGATCCACGCAAAATACTCCGCATAGCGATCACCAAAGGCAATCACCGCACTGCGGTCTTGGGCCGTCAGGTTATGCGTGTCGCGTATCAATCCGATCGAAGGCAGAACGAAAGATCGCGCGACCAGGTAGATCTGAATCAATATCGCCAGGCATAGAATAACGACTTCGAACCTGATCTGTGGGAGTTTTGTGTCACGATTGATCTTCATCTCAAGTTCCTGTCACGAGTGTCTTCAAAGCGTCCAGGACATCTCGCGCATCGATACGCATACGCCTACCGCTGCAAGGGTCTTCAACCGAACCCACTTGTCCCAGAGACGTGCTTTGGTTTCTTTCCACCGGGACGTATTTCGAGCATGTCGAAATAATGGCAACATTCACCTTGGCTTTGGATCAAGACATAATCATATCTCAGATTTACTGCGAAAAGGAGAAATCGTGCCATTCTTCCACCTCCGCCGAATTCCGATACCGGCGCGCTCGAATGAATTAAGGACCAACTTTTTCCCAATCTGTGAGTAACGATCCTCATGCTACAATGTTGGCGATTTTCAACGGCTTGTACGAATTCGAATTGAAAGTCAGAATAGTGTCGCCCACTGCCCTCGAATGATTCATCCTTGATGGCGAGAAAATGCGCCCGGTGTTCGAGCTTCGTATGAGGAGTAGATAGCATGCCCGCAGTGAAGGAATTGAATTTCAAATTCCGCTTCGTACGCAATAAAAACCCGATCGGGGTGTTCGCCAAGAACGCCATCGCTACTGACAAAGTCCTCATCCTCGACCAGGAGCCTATCGACTACGCCGATATTCGTGACAGCAACTGCCGGGATCAACGCCTGGCTTTCACACTTTCTCCGGGTGCATCCGTGGGAGAAAAAACCCGTGATTCACTCCACGAAGAAAATCTCCTCGTATTGGAAGTGTCGCGGGTCAAGGGTACGGAGTTGGAGAAGCACATCGCTCGAGTCTCGTCTGCGATCCAGACCGAACAGCACCGGCAAGAACTGATCGAGGCGGGTCAAGCGGATCGATTCCACAGCGTTGTTTGCTCGAACTGCCAGGCGACGATCGACCTCTCGGACTTCAATCGCACGAGCTACGTGTACTGTCGCTACTGTGAATCGCTCATCAAGTACAGCGGGGGAATCGTCACCCCGGGCGATTCGTACCGCATCTGCGATGAGTGCGGCATGTTCGATCGGGTGCGTGGATACACCCTCCTTCATTTTTACTTTCTGATCGTCGTCTACGGCTACTCCGCCCGCCGCATTCACGTCTGTGATAACTGTGCCGTACGTATGGCGAAAGGCGCATTGCTGCGGAATTTACTCTTTCTCTTCGGCGTCCCCTCGGCGATCTACATGTGGGTGAAGGCCGTCACCGGCCGGGACAAGTCGCTGCAGGCCTTGGCCAGGGCCAATGCACTCGCTCGCAAGGGCAAATTCAAAGAAGCGGATGAAATATACGTCCAATTTTCAGGAGCCTATCCCGAACACCCTGCCATCTTGCGCAACCGCAGCCTGGGGCATCTATATGGCAACAACATCAACGCAGCGATGACTCTCCTCAGCCGCTCGCTCAAATCCTGTAACAATTACCTGCCCTCGCTGCTGCTGGCTCGCCGATTAAAACAAGTGGCTTCGAGAGTCGGCGGACAGAAACACGCATAAGCTCTATCTTGCACACGAAATCCGGCCTTTGTCTTCCGTTCCTGATTTTTCTATTGGAAGGGAAGGCAGCCATGCACGTTCTGATGATTTGAAGAACCTCCCCATATACTTGTGACTTATTTCACTATCCACGTCCGACTCCAGGGTCTACCATATTGGACAGGATTAGGCCAAATTTCCCACATGCCTGGCGCCTGGCGCGCCATCCGGGCTGTTGCTAGTGAAGGTATAAAAGGTGCCAGGAGATCCTCGTCACTTCCCCAGGAACGGTAGAGAGAAGGCTGAAAACGTCCTCGTGATCGGAGGCGGTGTCGGTGGGATGCGTGCCGCCATCGATCTGGCCGAAGCCGGTATCCACACCTACTTGCTCGAAAACTCGCCCTCGCTGGGCGGACGCGTCGCCCAACTCGGTTTCATGTTCCCGACACACGACTGTGTATTATGCCGGGGCACCTCCGACCATGGATTCGGCTGTACCCGGCCTTCGATCACCCCGGCCTTATTGGATCAAAACAAACACCCCAACATCACCGTGCTCACTTCCACAGATCTGATCAGCTGCGAGGGACAGGCTGGCGACTTTACCGTAAGGCTTTGTGAGCGGGCCAAAATCGTCGATCCAAACCTCTGCATCAATTGCGGTCGATGCGCCGATGTATGCACGCAGGTCCGTCCCAGTGGATTCCAACTTGGATTGAGCACCCGCAAAACCATCGACAAATCAGCGCCGCGCTCCCTGCCGAATGCGTATTACATATTGGAGAAAAGCGAGCACTGCGACGACTGCCAAAAATGCCTGGCCGTCTGTCCGACACAGGCTATCGATCTCGACGCTCAACCGAGAAACCACGAAATTCGCGTCGGCGCGCTGATTCTGGCGATGGGATTCCAACCCTTCGATCCGTCCTCGATGCCGGAATTGGGCTACGGCCGGATCCCGAACGTGATCACATCGATGCAGTACGAGCGCCTGGCCTCCCGTTCGGGCCCGACGGAGGGCATCGTCAAGCGCATTTCGGACGGGAAAATCCCAAAACGCATCGCCTGGCTGCAATGCATCGGTTCACGCGATCAAGTCAATCCTTACTGCTCATCCATCTGCTGCATGTACGCCACGAAAGAAGCCATGCTGGCCAAACAACGCGACTCCAGCATCAACTGTCATATTTTCACGATGGACGAGCGGGCCTTCAACAAGGAATACAATCACTACTACCACCAGGCTCGAGATGATTTCGGCATCCGCTACACGCGCTGCCGCATCTCTTCTATCGATGAAGATCCGTTGACAGGGGAAGTTATCCTGCGTTATCCCTCCGGACGCATGCACGGGGAATCTGCACCCGGCCAGGGCAAAGTGCAAGAATCGCGTTTCGATCTGGTCGTACTCGCCGTTGGTATCCGCCCGCCAAAGGGATCCATCGACATTGTCAACAAGCTGGGAATCGCCACCAACGAGTACGGGTTCTGCGAAACGGATAAATTCTTCCCCCTGGCCACTTCCCGCCCGGGCGTATTCGTCTGCGGCGCTTTTGCCTCTCCAAAGGAGATTGCAGAAACCATTCTGGATGCCTCCGGCGCGGCGGCCGAAGCGATGCGCATCATGCACGACCAGCTCGGGGAAAGCACCTTCAGCAGAGCACAACCCTTTCTGACCTCTCATGATCCCGTCCAGGCGGTGGAAGCAGATCAGGATGACCTGAAAGTTGGAGTCCTGCTCTGCGGATGCGCAGGTGAAATATCGCAAGTCGTCGACTTGCAAGAGGTTGCCGATTTCGCCGGCGCGTTGCCGGCGGTGAGTCAAGTCGAGATCCATCCCCTCGCTTGCCATGCAGACGGGCAAACGCATCTACAACGTTTGGTGACCGAGGGTGGCGCCAACCGCATCGTAATTGCCGCCTGCAGCCACCGGATGCACGAGCCGCTTTTCCAGCGACTGGCATCAGAAGTCGGCCTCAATCCCTACTGGATCGAAATGATCAACCTGCGCGAACACTGCTCCTGGGTGCATGCCAGCGATCCGGTAGGCGCCACGCGCAAGGCATGCGAAATGCTTCGCATCGGCGTCGAGCGCGTCCTCCAAGCGGACACCGTTTATAAATTCCAGCGTCAACCCGAACGGGCCGCGCTGGTGATTGGCGGTGGTGTGGCCGGGATGACGTCCGCGCTGGGTATTGCGGATGCAGGCTTCGAAGTACACCTGGTGGAGAAAAGCGGCGAATTGGGAGGCAATCTGCACCACATTTACTTCGTCGCCGAGAACGCCAATCCCCAACGCCTTCTGCGAGACCAGGTTAACCGTATCCTCAGTCACAAGCGCATCACCCTCCACCTGCACAGTCAAATTGTCCATCACACGGGAAGTGTGGGCGATTTTCGCGCACGCATTCGCACAGACAACGGAGATGGCACTTTTCAAGAGACAGAAATTCGGCATGCGGCCGTAATCGTGGCAACCGGGGGGCAGGAAGCCAGGGCGGACCGCTACCTGCTTGGAAAAGATCCGAGCATCCTGCGCATGTCTGAATTGGAGGAAATCCTCGCTCACCAACCCGAGCGCGTAACGCAACTTAAATCCGTGATTCTCATCCAGTGTGTGCAGCCCGAGGGCGAGGAAGAATACTGCTCACGTATATGCTGCACCAATACGATCAAAAACGCCTCGCGTTTGAAAATGCTCAACCCGGACTGCCAGGTAATCATCCTCTACAAGAACATCATCACCTACGGATTCCGAGAAAAATTTTATCTGGACGTGCGTAGAAGAGGCGTGCTCTTCGTGCGCTACACCGATGCCGCTCCGCCTCGAGTTCGTCTCGAAGAGACCAACGCAGGCGCGAAAGTCGTCGTCGAGGTGGACGAACATATCTTTGGGGAAACACTGGTGTTCGAGCCCGACATGATTGCACTGAGCATGTCGATCCAACCATCGTCAGGAACGGGTGAGTTAGCGAAAGTACTGGGCGTTCCCAGATCAAACGAAGGTTTCTTCCTCGAGAGTCACTTGAAGATGCGGCCGATGGAGTTTTACGACGATGGCATCTTCCTGGCCGGCATGGCACATTATCCCAAATTCATCGAGGAGACAATCACGCACGCCATGGCCTGTGTCGGAAGGGCGCTGACGATCTTGAGCCGCCCCAGCATTCAATTGGGCGGCGTTGTGGCAGAGATCGACCCACAGCGCTGCACCGGCTGCCTCACCTGTGTTCGTACCTGCCCATTCGGCATCCCTGAAATGCGATACGATCAATGTGGAGTAGGACAACTCGGTGGAGCGGCCTGGATCGATCCGGCTCGCTGCCAGGGCTGTGGCACCTGCACGGCCGAATGTCCGGCTCGCGCCATTCAACTCACTCAATATCGCGACGAGCAAATCAACACCGGCCTGGGATCGTGGGCGCCCAACCTGCCCGCGGAGAACGGAACAAAATCCAAATCCCTGAGACTCGAGGGGCAGGGTAAAATGTGAGCATCGTGGATTCCTGTCCAGCGATCGACCTGCCCTTCCACCTTCAAGGTATAAACGTCGAGATTGAGAAATGCAGCGTATAGAAACCCAAACCAGACAGCAGTACTACATTGAACTGGATGCAGCCAACTGCGACGGATGCCGCAAATGCCTGCCTTCATGCAGTTACACGGCGTTGATTTGGGTGCATGCAGAGAACGAGTTGTTGGTCGATACCTGGGCTTGCACCGGGTGCGGAAGCTGTGTGACGGTCTGCCCGCAAAAAGCACTCTCACTCCGGCCCAGGGACGTCAGATGACTACCTCTGAAGATTTCTCCCCCGAAATCACTGTTTTCTCCTGCATCTACTGCGCCTACATGGCCGCCGATACAGCCGGTGCGCTGCGGCACGAATATCCCGCCAACATTAAGATCATCCGCCTGCCCTGCACAGGAAAGACCGACATACAATATCTTCTCAACGCTTTTGAAGAAGGCGCCGATGGTGTCTACATCGTTGCCTGCAGCATGGGGAACTGTCACCACGAACGGGGCAACGAGCGTGGATTCGCCAGAGTGCAGCGTGCAAAACAACTGCTGGAAGACATCGGTATCGAATCGGAACGATTGGAGATGTACTTCGTCTCAGGCGGGATGGGAGCTACCTTCGCCGAGATCGCCCTGGACATGACTTACCGTATCCACGAGCTCGGTCCCAATCCTCTGAAGAAACAGCCTTCCCTCTCCCAGCAAGTTCGGGCGTAGATACTCCCTGAGCATCGTTCCGCTTGGCCCTGGAACATGCGGCAAGCACAATTCACTTATACGAATTTCAAATGGGGTTTCCGCAAAGCATCGCTGGATGGATGATCCACATCACGTGGCGATTTCGAGCGTTCGCAGACGTTCCGCAGCGGTTTCGGCCGTCAAATCTCGCTGTGCTTCGGCCAGCATTTCGAAGCCCACCAAGAATTTCCTCACCGTCGCCGAGCGCAAAAGTGGCGGGTAATAATGAGCGTGTAATTGCCAATGATCGTTGGGTTGCTCATCGAACGGTGCGCCATGCCAGCCCATTGAATATGGAAAGGAGACATTGAAAAGCGAATCGTAGCGCAGTAACAACGATTTCATGACCTGCGCAAGCAGATTCCGTTCATCATGACTCAAATCCGGAAGCCTTAAAACATGACGTTTGGGCACAACCATCGTTTCGAAGGGCCAAATCGCCCAATACGGAACCAATGCTACCCAGGCCTCGTTTTCCACAACGACACGCTCACGCGTTTCAAGCTCTTCCTGCAGGCAATCCAGAAGCAGCACACGCCCGCTGCCTTCGCCGTACACTCTCTGATTGGCGTCTTCCTTTAGCGGCTCGTTGGGCAGCGCATCCAATGCCCAGATTTGACCGTGAGGATGTGGATTGGACGCGCCCATCATCTCTCCCTTATTCTCGAAGACTTGCACCCAACGGTACGTCTGGCCAAGATCAGCGGACTGCTCCGCCCAGCAGTCGATCACGCTCCGGATCGTTTGCACGTCCATTTCGGCCAGAGTCAAATCGTGTCGCGGGGAGAAACAAACGACCCGGCAGGTCCCGCGTACGCCGGCGGAACGCAGCAGTCCGCCATCTTCAACGGACGGATCAGCACCATCCGGCAACAAGGCCTGAAAGTCGTTGGTAAAGACGTACGTATGTTCGTACGCAGGATTGACCGCGCCACTCACTCTTTGATTTCCCGGACAAAGATAGCAATCCGGATCGTACGCAGGGCGATCTTCCCGTATTCGATCCTCGACCTTTCCCAGCCACGGCCGTTGGGCACGATGAGGGGAAACGAGCACCCATTCTCCAGTCAAAGCATTGTAACGTCTGTGCGGCAGCGTATAAATCGATTTCATGTCATCCGTACCTATCTGCGTCCGAATGGGATGCGACTCGATCACCCAACTGTTTACGGTAACGTTATCGGTATCATTTCAACGCTTTTGGACCATCTCGATTGTACAATTTCCCGTGTCTTTTCGTCAAAACCAGTAATTCCACTCCGTAATATGATTTAAATCACTTGATTCGCACGGCCCATCTGTTGCATGCTAATATCACGATTGCCTGTTACCGATAACGTTACCGATAACGATTACTGGGAAACATGGATCCAAAGCCACGAATCACAATCAAGGACGTTGCACGCGCCGCAGGAGTCTCGACTCAAACCGTGTCGCGCGTACTGAATGAACGGCCGGACGTCTCCTCCGAGACGCGCATGCGCGTCCAGCAAGTGATCGCCGAATTGGGGTACTCACCCAACGTGATTGCGCGCAACTTGAGCCGCGGACGCTCGAATACACTTGGCGTCATCGGCTACGGCCTGATTTATTTCGGCTCATCGGGCGTAATTGCGGGGATTGAGAGCAAAGCCAACGAACTCGGCTATTCTCTCACCCTCAGCCTGATCGATCAGGTCGAACCTTCTCGCGTCGACAGAATTCTGTATGACTTCCTATCGCGTCGCGTGGAAGGCATCATCTGGGCCGTTCCGGGCAACATCAATGCCATCGACTGGTTGACCGAAAGATTTTCCGACGTACACACACCGATTATCTCCATCAATATGGGTCACGATGGATTGGATCACGTGGTTGCTCTGGACAACCGACTCGGCGGGAAACTCGCCACGGAGCATCTGCTTCAGGGTGGGTATCAAGACATCGGGATCATTACCGGGCCGCGGCATTGGTGGGAAGCTAAGGAACGGTTGATGGGATGGCAGGAGACCGTTGAAGAGGCGGGATATTCCGACATCGACAGATTGATCGTCGAAGGCGATTGGAACGCTCCCAGCGGAGACGTCGGACTGCATTCGCTGCTCGACCAAAATCCGGAAGTAGACGCAGTCTTCGTTTCCAACGATCAAATGGCGCTCGGCTCGCTTCAAGCTGCGCGACGTCTGGGATTGAAGGTTCCTGAAGATCTGGGCATCGTCGGCTTCGACGACATCCCGGAGGCAGCTTACTTCTATCCCTCCCTGACCACCGTCCGTCAAAACACCCAAAAGCTGGGCGCCATGGCCGTAGATCAAATCCATGCCCTGATCCAGGTCGAACAACACGGGAAAGCCCTTGAACCCGAGATCGCATGGGTCAAGCCCCGATTGATCGTCCGGAAGAGTTCCGTACGAAAATGAGGCTGCAATCGTACTTCACGCCTTAACTATTCGCATACGGAGCCCGATGAAGACTGTGAGTGTGCGTGCAAAATAACTTTGCCAACCCGAAACCCTCGCCGGAGAAGCGGCGCTCGAGCGCCGCGACGTTTCGCAAGAGCGAAAAAACAACGATTTGCCCGTATCGAACAGCGTAGGAGGAGGTGAAAATAGATCGATCACGACAGATCCCGCTTTGCAACAATAGTGATACGTTGAATCTCAAGAGGAGGATAGGATGAAGAAGTTATACTGGCTCTTGGCTGCGCTGTTGGTCTTCAGCATGGTCCTGACGGCCTGCGCTCCAGCCGCAACCCCCACCGAAAAACCCGTAGTCGAACAACCAAGCGGAGAAACGGTGGTGGCACCCGCGGAACCAACCGACACCGAAGGCCCCGCTCCTGCGGCGGAAGATAAGTGGTGCTCGGGCACCGATATTGTCTTCTTCCCCGGCGGTTCACCCGGCGGCCCGTTTGCTACCGTCGTTTACAACGGCGCTCTCCAGGCCGCGGATGACCTGGGCCCGAACGTCGAATACGTTTGGTCCGATTGGAATCCGCAAAACATGATCACGCAATTCTCCCAGGCCGTCGCCACCAATCCGGACGGCATCGCGATCATGGGACACCCCGGCGATGAGGCATTTGCCCCGTTGGTCGACGACGCCGAAGCAAAGGGCATTGTCGTCACCAGCATGAACACCCAGTTGCCTGAACTTCAAAAGAAATATGCGTCCAAAGGCTTTGGCTACGTCGGCGCAATCCTCTATGACGCCGGTTATGCACTCGGCTCAGAGTCGGTCAGGCGCTTCGACCTGCAGCCCGGCGACAAGGCCTTCGTCTGGGGTCTTCTGGCGCAAGCCGGACGCGGCGAACGCACGCAAGGCGTGATCGATGCCCTTGAAGAATCCGGCCTTGAAGTAATCTACCAGGAAATCGACGACGCCACGAACGCGGACGCTGCTGCAGGCACGGCCACCTTCGTGGGCATCATGTCATCGAACCCTGACATCAAATTGGTCGTCACCGACCACGGCGCCCTTACAGCCACTCTGGAGACTTACCTGAAGAGTGCCGGCCTGGGCCCGGATGACGTCTACGCCGTCGGTTTCGATCTCTCTTCCGCCACGGTGGAAGCCGTACGCGGCGGTTGGACCGACCTGGTCATCGATCAGCAGCAGTGGTTACAGGGGTACCTGGCCGTGCTGCAAATCTGCCTGACCCACAATTACGCTTTCACGGGCCTGGAGATCAACACAGGCGCGGGATTCCTCGATAAGGACAACGTAGACATTTTGGCAAGTCTCGTGGAACAGCAAATTCGCTGACCCTACCGAACCGTTCCTGACGCTCGTGAGTGACTTACGCATGTAGCAAGCGTATGGACGGAAAAGAGGGCTAGATGGTTGCAACCCTACTTCAACAATTGCAGATACAGACCAAGCTACAAGGCAACCATCTAGCCCTCACCTGGAATAATCCTTTTTCATTATTTCATCATAGCCGTTGCACGCAGAAACCTTAAGAATAAAATGTACCTTACCCCTTTCCGCCGCAACAAATCAATGGATATGTGTGTTTGTGCAACGAGACGGCACTAGGCGACATAGAATACACACAAGGGAGCTAAATCTATGGATTATCGACTGGAGCTGAGGAAAGTATCCAAGTCCTTCGGAGAAGTCCGTGCTCTGCGGGATGTAGACTTTCAATTGGGGCGCAACGAAGTCGTTGGTCTGTTGGGGGATAACGGTGCTGGTAAATCCACGATGATCAAGATCATGAACGGCTGTTACCAACCAACGTCCGGCAAGTTGCTTTTCAACGGCAAAGTCGTCCATCATCTTACCGTGCCCATGGCACGCCAGTTGGGCGTTGAAACCGTCTACCAGGAACGTGCGCTTGCCGAACTGCAAACCCTCTGGCGCAACATCTTCCTGGGACGTGAATTGAAAAACCGCTGGGGATTGCTGGACGTAAATAAGATGAAAGCCGAAACGCACCGCTTGATGACTCAATCGATGGGCTTCACATCGCACGCCGTGAGCCCCGATTCGAAAGTCGGCAAGTTTTCCGGAGGCGAGCGTCAGGGGGTCGCCATCGTGCGCGCCCTCTATTTCGACGCTGAAATCATCATCCTGGACGAACCCACGATGGGCCTGTCGCTGAAAGAAACCGAAAAGCTGCTCAACTTCGTGCGCGGGATCAAGGAGGCCGGTAAATCCGCCGTCTTTATCGACCACAATATCTACCACGTCTATTCGGTATCCGATCGCGTGGTGGTCATCGACCGCGGCCGGGTGGCCGGTGAGTTCCAGACCAAAGATATCAGTCTGGAGACCTTGATGGAAAAAATGATCCTCGTTGCTGAAACAGGCAACCTGGACTAATCCCTCGAACAGACAAGGATGGATCAATGACCTCTCAAACGAAACAGATCAATTCCGAGACCGGCGCGCGCTACAAAGAGAGTTTCAATCTGAAGAGATTCTTGAGGACGTACGGCACGCAATTCGGCATCCTGACCGTTTTCGCCGCCATGTGGTCGTTCTTCATCATCATGGCTCCGGACACCTTTCTCTCCGCCCCAATCTATTACGCCTACATGTCGACGATCCCCTTCTTCGCCATGATCGCCATGCCGCTGACCATCCTCATCATCGCCGGTGAAATCGATCTTTCCTTCACCTCCATCATGGCCATGGGCATGATCATGTTCATCCTGACCTACAACGCCACCCAAAGCGTCTGGCTGGCTTTTATCGTTTCCCTGGTTACAGGGTTATTCATCGGTTGGTTGAACGGAATCATCGTGGTCAAATTCGGCATTCCATCCCTGGTCGCCACGATCGGCACCCAATTTTTCTGGCGGGGCGCAGTCCTGGTACTATCACAAGGCAAGAGCGGCACCCTGGTATATACCAAGGATACCCTCCTGTATCCGCTTCTGGTCGGCAAGATCGGCGGCGTGTTTCCCGTACAGATGCTGTGGTTGATATTCATCGCCGTCGGATCGTGGGTGCTGCTCAATCGCCATCAATTCGGGGCGCACATGTATTTGATCGGAGATAACCCCAACAGTGCAAAATTGATGGGCGTCAATACGGGACGGGCACGCATCAAGGGTTTCATGCTCGTCGGTTTGGTCTCCGCTTTCGCCGGGGTCGTCGCCAGCTTACACGTCACCTACTTCTGGCCGAGCCTGGGCGAAGGCTATCTGATGCGCACCCTGGCTTCCATCTTCCTGGGCGGAACTTCAGTATTCGGTGGTGTGGGCACGATCCTGGGCTCGTTTATCGGCGCCTTCATGATCGGCGCCATCGAGGCTGCCACCGTCGCCATCGGCTGGACAGGTTTCCTGACGCAGTTGATCTATGGACTCATCATCGTCCTCTCGGTCGTCATGCATACCTACCTGGGGAAACGGTTATCTTAGCCAGATTCTAGCCTGGTAGATCGCGCAACCAACCTGCTTGCTTGATGATCGCCGCCGACACAAGGGGACGCAATGCAGCGCCAACAACGCAAAGAACTCATTAAAGCCGAATTTACTCAACGATACGGATCGTCCCCAAGTGTATGGGTCCGGGCTCCGGGCCGTGTTGATCTCATCGGCAGCCACACGGACTACAACCTAGGTTTCGTCCTCATTCAAGCCATCGATCGTGACACCTGGATAAGCGCCGCACCGCGCGACGACGATGTCGTGCGCATCACTTCGCTCAACGCAGCAGGACGATCGGAGTTCGAGCTGCCGCACGTCGAGCACGACTCAGAGACCCCCTGGAGCAACTACGTGCGCGGCGTGGCGCATATCCTTCAGGGTGAAGGCTATCGCCTCTCGGGATTCGATGGCCTGGTCCACAGCACCATTCCCTTCGGCAGCGGGCTGAGTTCCTCAGCCGCGCTCGAAGTCGCCACGGCCGTGTTGTTCGAAGCTCTGGCCGACTGGAAAATCGAGCCTCTCGAACGCGCCCTGCTCTGCCAGCGAGCCGAAAACGAATTTGTAGGCGTGAACTGCGGAATCATGGACCAATACGCCTCCGCGATGGGAAAGCAGGACAGCCTGCTGCTGCTCGACTGCCGCGCCATCACCAGCCAGGCCAAGCCCATCGCACCCGGCATGCACATCGTGGTATGCGACACGCGTGCCGAGCGCACCCTGGCAGACTCGGCCTACCAGGAACGGCGCTCGCAATGTGAACGCGGCGTCCAAATCCTCTCCGGTTTTGATCCCGACGTTCACACCCTGCGCGACGTCACGCTGGAACTACTGAATGCGCATCGAACGGACATGGAACCCGTGGTCTACAACCGCTGCCGTTTCGTGATCGAGGAGAACCTACGCGTGCTGGCCATTGCAGATGCGGTGACGGTTGGTGAACACGAACGAGCCGGCGAGATGATGTTGGAATCATTCCGCGGCGCACGTGACCTGTACGAGATCGTCTCCGGCGAAATGATCGCCATGAAAGAGGCCATCATGTCTGCCCCGGGCGCGCTGGGCACGCGCGGCGCCGGCGCCGGTTTTGGCGGCTGCATGGTGGCCCTGGTGGCCCAGGGACACTTGCAGTCTTTCGAGGAGCACGTTTTCAAAGCCTACAAGGACAGTACGGGAATCGAAGCCCAAATCTTCCCCGTCAGCGCCGTCGATGGCGCTTCGCTGCTGACATTTTCCTGAATCGATCAATTTCAAGCAGAAAATACCGAGACGACAGACGCGCTCACGGCAGAAACAAGATATCCCACCCGGCGTCCTGCACGCGGATTTCCGTGCTGTTCCCGGGCCAATAGAGATGCGACCAGTAGCTGGCGCCGCGCAAGGTCGAGGGGTTGCGTCCAAGGGTAACGATGATGTGATCGGCTGTGTGATGCGCGAAATAACGCTCTCGCTGTGAGGCGCTTCGTCCCAGCGTGGGGTCCATCGCCACCCATCCGATACCCGGGAGGTAAGCCTCCAGCCAGGCATGTTCGACGGGTATGTCGCCGCGCTCTTCTTCCGGAAGATAGCGCAAACCGGTAATGTAACGGGCCGGGATTCCCGCAGCCCGGCTGAGGGCGATGGTCAGAGAGGCATACTCCGTACAATCGGCGCCCATGGCGCCGAACGTTGCCTGTGCGCCCCAATCGTCTTCGTTGTAGCTGTAAACCAATTCGTCGCCGGCATAATCGTAGAAAGCCCGCACCTCTTCGCATAACGTGTCCTT of the Anaerolineales bacterium genome contains:
- a CDS encoding ATP-binding cassette domain-containing protein, whose protein sequence is MDYRLELRKVSKSFGEVRALRDVDFQLGRNEVVGLLGDNGAGKSTMIKIMNGCYQPTSGKLLFNGKVVHHLTVPMARQLGVETVYQERALAELQTLWRNIFLGRELKNRWGLLDVNKMKAETHRLMTQSMGFTSHAVSPDSKVGKFSGGERQGVAIVRALYFDAEIIILDEPTMGLSLKETEKLLNFVRGIKEAGKSAVFIDHNIYHVYSVSDRVVVIDRGRVAGEFQTKDISLETLMEKMILVAETGNLD
- a CDS encoding substrate-binding domain-containing protein gives rise to the protein MKKLYWLLAALLVFSMVLTACAPAATPTEKPVVEQPSGETVVAPAEPTDTEGPAPAAEDKWCSGTDIVFFPGGSPGGPFATVVYNGALQAADDLGPNVEYVWSDWNPQNMITQFSQAVATNPDGIAIMGHPGDEAFAPLVDDAEAKGIVVTSMNTQLPELQKKYASKGFGYVGAILYDAGYALGSESVRRFDLQPGDKAFVWGLLAQAGRGERTQGVIDALEESGLEVIYQEIDDATNADAAAGTATFVGIMSSNPDIKLVVTDHGALTATLETYLKSAGLGPDDVYAVGFDLSSATVEAVRGGWTDLVIDQQQWLQGYLAVLQICLTHNYAFTGLEINTGAGFLDKDNVDILASLVEQQIR
- a CDS encoding ABC transporter permease — encoded protein: MTSQTKQINSETGARYKESFNLKRFLRTYGTQFGILTVFAAMWSFFIIMAPDTFLSAPIYYAYMSTIPFFAMIAMPLTILIIAGEIDLSFTSIMAMGMIMFILTYNATQSVWLAFIVSLVTGLFIGWLNGIIVVKFGIPSLVATIGTQFFWRGAVLVLSQGKSGTLVYTKDTLLYPLLVGKIGGVFPVQMLWLIFIAVGSWVLLNRHQFGAHMYLIGDNPNSAKLMGVNTGRARIKGFMLVGLVSAFAGVVASLHVTYFWPSLGEGYLMRTLASIFLGGTSVFGGVGTILGSFIGAFMIGAIEAATVAIGWTGFLTQLIYGLIIVLSVVMHTYLGKRLS
- the galK gene encoding galactokinase translates to MQRQQRKELIKAEFTQRYGSSPSVWVRAPGRVDLIGSHTDYNLGFVLIQAIDRDTWISAAPRDDDVVRITSLNAAGRSEFELPHVEHDSETPWSNYVRGVAHILQGEGYRLSGFDGLVHSTIPFGSGLSSSAALEVATAVLFEALADWKIEPLERALLCQRAENEFVGVNCGIMDQYASAMGKQDSLLLLDCRAITSQAKPIAPGMHIVVCDTRAERTLADSAYQERRSQCERGVQILSGFDPDVHTLRDVTLELLNAHRTDMEPVVYNRCRFVIEENLRVLAIADAVTVGEHERAGEMMLESFRGARDLYEIVSGEMIAMKEAIMSAPGALGTRGAGAGFGGCMVALVAQGHLQSFEEHVFKAYKDSTGIEAQIFPVSAVDGASLLTFS